A region of Planococcus sp. MSAK28401 DNA encodes the following proteins:
- the coaBC gene encoding bifunctional phosphopantothenoylcysteine decarboxylase/phosphopantothenate--cysteine ligase CoaBC, translating to MLANRKILLCVSGGIAVYKAVALVSKLSQAGADVKVIMTESAKQFVQPLSFQVMSRNDVYFDTFDEKDSSVIAHIDLADWADLVIVAPATANMIAKMANGLGDDMASTVLLATTAPIWVAPAMNVHMYDHPAVKRNIDRLHHDGIRFIEPSEGFLACGYVGKGRLEEPEKITELVAGHFTKNKPLKGKKVIVTAGPTRERIDPVRFLTNFSSGKMGYAMAEAAAELGAETILISGPVSLPVPSGVKRIQVESAQQMLEAVLGEYDSADLVVKTAAVADYRPSAIAGQKVKKKEGNSVLELERTVDILQQLGQLKSHQILVGFAAETDHVAQYAKDKLERKNADYIIANDVSAEQAGFDHDTNAVTVYGQGEFEKTFPVMPKKALALDLLSLITEKEFAK from the coding sequence GTGTTGGCAAATCGAAAAATCCTATTATGTGTAAGCGGTGGCATCGCCGTCTATAAAGCGGTCGCACTCGTCAGCAAATTGTCCCAGGCAGGGGCGGACGTGAAAGTGATCATGACAGAATCAGCGAAGCAATTCGTCCAGCCTTTATCGTTCCAGGTCATGTCCAGAAACGATGTCTATTTTGATACATTTGATGAAAAAGATTCGTCGGTCATCGCCCATATTGATTTGGCGGACTGGGCGGACCTTGTGATTGTTGCGCCTGCGACAGCCAATATGATCGCAAAAATGGCGAATGGCTTAGGCGATGACATGGCATCAACGGTGCTACTTGCGACGACTGCGCCGATTTGGGTTGCGCCTGCAATGAATGTCCATATGTACGACCATCCGGCAGTCAAGCGCAATATCGACCGTTTGCATCATGACGGCATCCGTTTCATTGAGCCGTCTGAAGGCTTTTTGGCCTGTGGCTATGTCGGCAAAGGGCGTTTGGAGGAACCGGAGAAAATCACCGAACTGGTGGCCGGCCATTTTACGAAAAACAAACCGCTGAAAGGCAAGAAAGTAATCGTGACGGCAGGGCCGACGCGTGAACGAATCGACCCGGTGCGGTTTTTGACAAACTTTTCGAGCGGCAAGATGGGCTATGCTATGGCTGAAGCGGCAGCGGAACTTGGGGCTGAGACAATTTTGATCAGCGGCCCAGTTTCATTGCCAGTGCCAAGCGGCGTTAAGCGAATTCAAGTTGAAAGTGCCCAGCAGATGCTCGAAGCGGTGCTTGGTGAATACGATAGCGCAGACTTGGTCGTCAAGACAGCAGCTGTCGCAGATTACCGTCCGTCGGCTATCGCCGGGCAGAAGGTCAAGAAAAAAGAAGGCAATTCGGTCCTTGAGCTGGAGCGCACAGTAGATATCCTGCAGCAGCTCGGCCAACTGAAGAGCCATCAAATCCTGGTCGGTTTCGCGGCAGAGACCGATCATGTGGCGCAATATGCAAAAGATAAACTTGAGCGAAAAAACGCCGATTACATCATCGCCAACGACGTCAGCGCAGAGCAGGCGGGCTTTGACCATGATACGAATGCAGTGACGGTATATGGCCAAGGGGAATTCGAAAAAACCTTCCCGGTCATGCCGAAAAAAGCGCTTGCGCTCGATTTGCTATCGCTCATCACTGAAAAGGAATTTGCAAAATGA
- the rpoZ gene encoding DNA-directed RNA polymerase subunit omega — MLYPSVDKLKSRIDSKYSLVALASKRARQLHEHGDEKLDSYVSHKAVGKALEEIAAGSLTPVQQDASAIYEDEI; from the coding sequence ATGTTATACCCATCCGTTGATAAACTAAAAAGCCGCATCGATTCGAAATACTCCCTGGTCGCTTTGGCGTCCAAGAGAGCCCGCCAATTGCACGAACATGGCGATGAGAAACTGGATTCCTACGTATCCCATAAAGCAGTTGGAAAAGCGCTTGAAGAGATTGCAGCTGGCTCATTGACGCCGGTTCAGCAAGATGCATCCGCGATTTACGAAGACGAAATTTAA
- the gmk gene encoding guanylate kinase yields MRKHRGLLIVLSGPSGVGKGTVRKELFQQPDTNYEYSISMTTRAPREGEVDEVDYFFKTRHEFEELIDQGQLLEYAEYVGNYYGTPLEYVNKMRDAGRDVFLEIEVQGAAQVRDKVPDGLFIFLAPPSLSELEERLVGRGTESDEVIASRIHAARKELEMMNLYDYVVENDEVEHACDRINAIIIAEHCKRERVEKRYLDMLKENA; encoded by the coding sequence ATGAGAAAACATCGTGGACTGCTCATCGTGCTGTCCGGGCCTTCGGGCGTCGGCAAAGGCACGGTGCGAAAAGAGCTGTTCCAACAGCCAGATACAAATTATGAATATTCCATTTCCATGACGACACGCGCGCCGCGTGAAGGGGAAGTGGACGAAGTCGATTATTTCTTCAAGACCCGTCATGAGTTTGAAGAACTGATCGACCAAGGGCAATTGCTTGAATATGCCGAGTATGTCGGCAATTATTATGGCACGCCGCTCGAATACGTCAATAAAATGCGCGATGCCGGGCGCGATGTATTCCTGGAAATCGAAGTGCAAGGGGCAGCGCAAGTGCGCGACAAAGTGCCGGATGGCTTGTTCATCTTCCTCGCGCCGCCTAGCCTCTCGGAACTTGAAGAGCGCTTGGTCGGCCGTGGCACGGAGTCGGATGAAGTGATCGCTTCCCGCATCCACGCTGCCAGAAAAGAACTCGAGATGATGAACCTGTACGATTACGTCGTCGAAAACGATGAAGTCGAACATGCATGCGACCGCATCAATGCCATCATCATTGCAGAACATTGCAAGCGGGAACGCGTCGAAAAAAGATACTTAGATATGCTAAAGGAGAATGCCTGA
- a CDS encoding extracellular matrix/biofilm biosynthesis regulator RemA family protein gives MKRKSKFISIGAGNAVSVDRIVSMIQPDSAPSKRLMQEARSKGLLVDATGGKKTKSIFIMDSDHVVISALSVETALARIEENDDEASEG, from the coding sequence ATGAAAAGAAAGTCGAAGTTCATATCCATCGGGGCGGGCAACGCGGTGTCAGTGGACCGCATCGTCTCGATGATCCAGCCGGACTCGGCGCCTTCCAAGCGCTTGATGCAAGAAGCGCGCAGCAAAGGCTTGCTCGTCGATGCGACAGGCGGCAAGAAGACCAAGTCGATCTTTATCATGGATAGCGATCATGTGGTCATTTCCGCTTTGTCGGTCGAGACGGCCCTTGCGCGGATTGAAGAAAATGATGATGAGGCAAGCGAGGGATAA
- a CDS encoding Rqc2 family fibronectin-binding protein has product MAFDGLFTKAMTSELQQLITGRISKVHQPNQLELLLHIRAQGKNHKLLISIHPSYSRIHLTNTANVNPSEPPMFCMLLRKHIEGGVITGVEQHGSDRLIILRIRARNEIGDEIDRELHVEMMGRHSNIILVDAERDMILDSLKHLPPSVNSYRTILPGQDYIFPPSQDKQDPFAADADFSGLTDKEIVSSFAGFSPLTAKELNYRLEQDPESAAAFLQDFNAPEPAGYYVEQQGKSYFSATELTHLGQDNMRFDNLSELLDRIYYAKAERDRVKQQAGDLERWLQNEIAKLKLKLKKLQKEQDQAQKRDQLQLNGELIMANLHTIKKGMKQAEVVNYYNEETVTITLDPRKTPIENSQKYYSRYQKAKTAVVKTHEQIEKTEEDIRYFELLMQQVQQAGLSDIEEIREELAEQGYMKAQKSKKKKKPQKPNVEHYVSSTGIPISVGKNNKQNDYVTFKVASKSDTWLHTKDIPGSHVIIHSQEPDEDTILEAASIAAYFSKARESASVPVDYTEVRQVKKPSGAKPGFVIYFEQKTVYVTPDEDLVLKLKK; this is encoded by the coding sequence ATGGCATTTGATGGATTATTTACGAAAGCGATGACGAGCGAATTGCAACAGCTCATCACTGGAAGGATTTCAAAAGTTCATCAGCCTAATCAGCTCGAACTGCTCCTGCATATACGCGCACAAGGCAAGAACCATAAATTGCTCATCTCGATCCACCCGTCCTATTCACGGATTCATTTGACCAACACGGCAAACGTCAACCCGTCAGAACCACCGATGTTCTGCATGCTGCTCCGCAAGCATATTGAAGGCGGCGTCATCACGGGTGTCGAGCAGCACGGCTCCGACCGGCTGATCATCCTGCGCATCCGCGCCCGCAACGAAATCGGCGATGAAATCGACCGCGAGCTTCATGTCGAAATGATGGGCCGGCATTCGAATATCATTTTAGTCGACGCCGAGCGCGACATGATTCTCGACAGCCTCAAGCATTTGCCGCCGAGCGTCAACTCCTACCGGACGATTTTGCCGGGCCAGGATTATATTTTTCCGCCTTCCCAAGACAAACAGGACCCATTTGCGGCGGATGCTGACTTCAGCGGGCTCACCGACAAGGAAATCGTTTCAAGCTTTGCTGGCTTTTCCCCACTGACGGCGAAAGAGCTGAACTATCGGCTAGAACAGGACCCGGAAAGCGCAGCTGCCTTTTTGCAGGATTTCAATGCTCCGGAACCGGCCGGCTATTACGTCGAACAGCAAGGAAAAAGCTATTTTTCTGCGACTGAATTGACGCATCTCGGACAAGACAATATGCGTTTTGACAATTTGTCTGAACTGCTCGACCGGATTTATTATGCGAAAGCCGAGCGCGATCGCGTTAAGCAACAGGCAGGTGATTTGGAGCGCTGGCTGCAGAACGAAATCGCCAAACTGAAATTGAAGCTGAAAAAATTGCAAAAAGAGCAGGATCAGGCGCAAAAACGTGATCAATTGCAATTGAACGGCGAATTGATCATGGCCAATCTGCACACCATTAAAAAGGGAATGAAACAAGCGGAAGTCGTCAATTATTATAATGAAGAAACTGTGACGATCACACTCGACCCACGCAAGACACCGATCGAGAATTCCCAGAAATACTATTCACGATACCAAAAAGCCAAAACGGCTGTCGTCAAAACGCATGAGCAAATCGAAAAGACCGAAGAAGACATCCGCTATTTCGAATTGCTCATGCAACAAGTGCAGCAGGCCGGGCTCTCCGATATCGAAGAGATCCGTGAAGAATTGGCGGAGCAAGGCTATATGAAAGCACAGAAATCGAAGAAAAAGAAAAAGCCGCAAAAACCGAATGTCGAGCATTATGTATCGAGCACCGGCATTCCGATTTCAGTCGGCAAAAACAATAAGCAAAACGATTATGTGACCTTCAAGGTCGCATCGAAATCCGATACCTGGCTGCACACGAAAGACATCCCGGGGTCGCATGTCATCATCCATTCCCAAGAACCGGATGAAGACACCATTCTAGAAGCTGCCAGCATCGCCGCTTATTTCAGCAAAGCACGCGAATCGGCATCCGTCCCGGTCGATTACACTGAAGTCCGCCAAGTGAAAAAACCGAGCGGCGCCAAACCTGGATTCGTAATTTATTTCGAACAGAAAACCGTCTACGTCACGCCGGATGAAGACCTGGTGTTGAAATTGAAAAAATAA
- a CDS encoding transporter substrate-binding domain-containing protein, which yields MTKRTYITAALFSTAAIALSACGNDAAETEQPSEWDRIQEEGVLTVGTSGTLLATSFRDEESGELTGFEVEVVRELGKRLDLDIEFRELGFDEMLTSVSTGQLDMAANDIEVTEEMTDQFLFSTPIKYSYGTAVVRKDDLSGIESLEDLEGKKAAGVSTSVYMQIARDYGAEEVTYDNATNEIYLRDVSIGRTDVILNDYYLSKFGVAAFPELNITIHPDIKYLPSEVGLVVNEDNEELLEQVNTTLEEMLSNGTISDISAEFFDGADVSVEPDVEEAN from the coding sequence ATGACGAAACGAACATACATAACTGCCGCCCTGTTCAGCACGGCAGCAATTGCATTATCAGCTTGCGGAAATGACGCTGCTGAAACCGAACAGCCGTCGGAATGGGACCGCATCCAGGAGGAAGGCGTCTTAACTGTCGGTACATCCGGCACGCTGTTGGCGACTTCATTCCGCGACGAAGAAAGCGGCGAATTGACGGGCTTTGAAGTAGAAGTCGTACGGGAACTCGGCAAACGCCTGGATCTTGACATCGAATTCCGCGAACTCGGATTCGACGAAATGCTGACAAGCGTCAGCACAGGACAGCTCGATATGGCAGCGAACGATATCGAAGTGACGGAAGAAATGACCGATCAATTCCTGTTTTCTACACCGATCAAATATTCCTACGGCACCGCCGTCGTGCGTAAAGACGACCTGTCCGGAATCGAATCCCTCGAAGACTTGGAAGGCAAAAAAGCAGCCGGCGTCTCAACATCCGTCTATATGCAGATCGCCCGCGATTATGGGGCGGAAGAAGTGACGTATGACAATGCGACGAATGAAATCTATTTGCGTGATGTGTCTATCGGACGGACCGATGTTATTTTGAATGATTATTATTTGTCGAAATTCGGCGTGGCCGCTTTTCCGGAATTGAACATCACCATCCATCCGGATATCAAATACCTACCATCTGAAGTCGGCCTGGTCGTTAATGAAGATAATGAAGAACTTCTCGAACAAGTCAATACCACACTTGAGGAAATGCTTTCCAACGGCACCATCAGTGATATCTCAGCCGAATTCTTCGACGGGGCGGACGTTTCCGTCGAACCGGATGTCGAAGAGGCAAATTAA
- a CDS encoding amino acid ABC transporter permease yields MNDIEWGLLFDPELAINSLPYVLEGIWLTLLISMGSMLGGLVIGFFMALARTSKQPLLHLPARLYISFMRGVPILVILFLLYFALPVIGLEFTALQAALIGFTINSAAYIAEVFRSALASVDKGQWESSTALGLSYWQTMRRIILPQSVRIAVPPLSNVYLDLIKASSLAAMITVPEIFQKARIVGAREYDLLTLLILVALIYWAICTVMTVLQNYLEKRYAEYL; encoded by the coding sequence ATGAACGATATCGAATGGGGGCTGTTGTTCGATCCCGAACTTGCCATCAATTCCTTGCCCTATGTGCTTGAAGGCATTTGGTTGACGCTGTTGATTTCGATGGGCAGCATGCTCGGCGGACTGGTCATCGGCTTTTTCATGGCGCTCGCCAGGACGTCAAAACAGCCGCTGCTCCATCTGCCGGCGCGCCTTTATATATCATTCATGCGCGGTGTGCCGATTCTCGTCATCTTGTTTTTGCTGTATTTCGCACTTCCTGTCATCGGCCTCGAATTCACCGCCTTGCAAGCAGCGCTCATCGGCTTTACGATCAATAGCGCCGCCTATATCGCGGAAGTGTTCCGGTCAGCTCTTGCGTCTGTCGACAAAGGCCAATGGGAATCGTCCACCGCACTTGGCCTTAGCTATTGGCAGACGATGCGCCGGATCATCTTGCCGCAATCGGTGCGCATTGCGGTGCCACCCTTATCGAATGTCTATTTGGACCTGATCAAGGCATCATCGCTCGCGGCCATGATCACGGTCCCGGAGATTTTCCAAAAAGCGCGCATTGTCGGCGCACGTGAATACGACCTGTTGACATTGCTCATCCTGGTCGCGCTCATCTACTGGGCCATCTGCACAGTCATGACCGTGCTTCAGAACTACCTGGAAAAACGCTATGCTGAATACTTATAA